The Ipomoea triloba cultivar NCNSP0323 chromosome 4, ASM357664v1 DNA segment CCCATGGTTTTACCTATCAGAGCCCACTAAATGCCGTGATGCAGAGCCCGTATACGAGTCGTGATTCTGGCCCAATCCTAAAGTAAATTCTATACTGGAAAGCATAAATTAGAGTATAGAGTATaccataaaccaaaaaaaaaaagagtatagaGTATACCGGCTAATGCGATTCCACATCAATTCTGCAAGAAATTATAGAGTGATAATTTAGAGGTATAATTTAGTTCAGTAGTGAAAGTTTAAAGCTCAactcaattaaaaaaacaaataaccaAAGCTCAAGCTTGGCTGAGCTCAGACTCGACTTTTCATAATTTTtacacaaaaattttattacaaaggaaaaaaaaaaaaaaaaaaaaaaaccccgaACTGAATATTAAGATGATCAAGTTCAATTCATTACACGAAATACTCAAGTTAGAGTTTGGCTAATAGTAACCAAATCGAGTTCAATGACATACCTAAATGGTACATAAACAAGTGTTAACCCTCGTTTAGTGGCATGAACTCGAGCTCGAACTTAATACAAAGTGGAAAGAATAATGGAAAAAAGAGGTGTTTAATAAGAGAACTCAACTCCCTAATACATTTGGAAGTATACAATGGTTTCAATTACACTCAGAAAAGAAACATATATCCTAGCTACCAAACCTAGGGGCTCATGCACATCCCTTAGGACACATCCTGCGCCTAACCTAAGACTCCTTAATCCTTATTCCATTTTTGTACAACTCAAAGCCTGTCTTCCTTTCTACCATAATacacaacaataacaataatataatcaaaGATTTGATCTTAATGAAAATGGCTTAAGCCCCTAAAACTAAAATTGTTCTCACCTCTCTAACTAAATTCAATCAGACAGATGGCTACTTTGTATGGGTCCTCAACCATGGCTGACATTCACCATGAGTGACTGCTTCTTGCCCCGCTTTTCTTCTCATTTCTGTGACTTCCTTGTGAGAGCTGGAGTGTAAAGAAGGAATGAATGTCGGGCTAGCCGCGGGTCGGTACTCGGGAAATAGGCGTCCAGAACGGTACCGAACTCCACAGGCATTGCAGAGTGTTTTTGGCCCCATTGGTCCCTCCCTCCACTGTGGTGTTTTTGTAACTTCACAGTGTAAGCATTTTTTTACGGGAAAACTCTGTCGTCCCTTCTGCTCACAAGGATCTGATTCGATGTCCTTTGCGGCAATTGATCTCTGCGACAACTTTCTCTCTCGTTTCTTTTTGGTGCTTTGGGTATTTTTGTATGCGAAGGTGGCAGAAATAAAAGGCCATGGATTGAACTTTGAGGATCTCATGCGCTTGGACCGAGTGCCTACTGGGACTATGAAGTTGGATTTTATGGCCGCGATCATTTTGCCCAAGTAAAGAGCACGGTTCTCAGAGATGCGGGTTGGGGTTTGTGTCTGAAACATTCCAGATTTGTGGTCCTCAGAATAATTATCAGGACAAAGAAGGGCTGCACCAGGGGTTTTTTCACCATAATTCAGCAGCTGATTTTTCCGGGAGATGCTGTCCACCTTCAGGTAGAACAAGACAGTTAATAAAATACAAGTAGAACAATCAAACAAGAAAGAAGCAATTAAGGAAACTCGACTGCTACAAATTGCTGTACACAAAGCAGAGTTGTAATCAACAGAATAAAACCATTTCTTAATGGGTAACTCTTCCAGGAACAGAAAGACACATTGATCTTTAAAAGCATCACAATGGCAACAAATAGGAAAATGAGATTTCTTTTCGAGTAAAGAATAAACCAAAACTTCTGCACAAGTCATAATTGGCTTCTTTAAGAAAACTTTAAGCTGAAAGTATATAATGAACTTTTTATTTGGCTTGATAAAGCTATTCTTCAACATAAATTAATGAGTTCTTGGAAGAAAAAACAGTTAATCCTGTTTGCAGAACAGAGAGAGCCAGGAAAGCATAAACCGCTTTTAATGTTTAAAAACTACTGCTGTTTATAATCCCTAATTCTATAAAGACAACCAGAAAAGCATATTTGTGTTATGTTAGACTACATACGTGCCTACTTCCTTTTTTTTGGTGAGACACACTCActtcttttcaaattttataggAGAAACGAGGGATGAGGTATGGAAAACTTAATTAGCTTTAACAAGAGTGTCTCAGAGTGACCTCGATGATTGCATGATTTTCATGGAAAAATCATATACAATCCTCCACAGCAGTAACTAACTCAAAAAACAATTTATTCTTCACTTAGCAGCAAAAGGTGCCAGCCTAGAGTCAGGCCTAAAATGGCACTCGGGATTGCATTGGGGACTGGAGTTTGCACTATCTCAAAGTTCAATTGTTATATTTTCCTAAATTCTGATTTTGAACAAGTTCATCCCTAAACTAAGAGCGggatacatattatatttagtgTTAAGCGCATTAGGGAATTGCGTTAATGCAtttggtgttttttttaataaattaaatacagaGATATGGCTTATTTCTAGGAATTAAATTTTATGTCAAAGcttattttccaaaaatatCTGGGAAATTGGTTTTGAAACTAAGCCAAACACACTTCTAACATGCTTATTGTCTCAAATACATTTCCCTAAAGGTTTTGCCTATTTTTTCCAGCATTCAAACTTTGTTGAGCTAACTCCAATTCTGCCCATTTCAATCAAAACCCTACCGACAATGAAACATATGCACTTCCCCTACCCTCAAGGAAGAAGAACTCGTAAAGGAAAACACATAATCAGAAAAAACGAGGGGGGAAGAACATgccaaaaaaattatgtacaactgaaaaaaaaatgcatgaatCTACAAAGCATTCAAGCATAAAAAGTTGCAGGGCTAAAAGGTTGAACAACTTACCGAAGCCTCTGACTTGATCGTTACACCCAACGAGCCGTTGCGAGTATAGGGTTGGGGAACAGGATGCAAGCCCATTAAAGCATCGGAAGGGATTGGCCCAAGGCATTGCAAATTACTAGCATCCCAATCGTCATCGAAGCCATCTCCTTCCAAACTCTCCATGGGAAAATCCAGAATACTGAGCAAGTCATGAAAGTTGTCGCCATTGGCCCCGGTGGCAATCCCATCCCAATAACCGGGTTCAACCATACTCATCTTCTGGAATGCAAACACAAGTTAAAGAAACTATTAAAGCCTATGACTATGACTGTACACCAAGAATCCAATAAAGACCCATACACAAAAAGACATATGCACATATTATTAGGAGATGATATGATTGATAAGATACCATCCAAAGCTAAGAAGAAAATTTACAGCAAAGGATatggaaagagaaaaaaaaaagaaaagattatCACATATAGCCATATAGGGGTATTGGGGATTTTGTATATGTACAGCATTTTTAAGGTAAAATTTACTACAATCCACCCTCATAATATTTC contains these protein-coding regions:
- the LOC116014823 gene encoding GATA transcription factor 11-like isoform X2; this translates as MMSMVEPGYWDGIATGANGDNFHDLLSILDFPMESLEGDGFDDDWDASNLQCLGPIPSDALMGLHPVPQPYTRNGSLGVTIKSEASVDSISRKNQLLNYGEKTPGAALLCPDNYSEDHKSGMFQTQTPTRISENRALYLGKMIAAIKSNFIVPVGTRSKRMRSSKFNPWPFISATFAYKNTQSTKKKRERKLSQRSIAAKDIESDPCEQKGRQSFPVKKCLHCEVTKTPQWREGPMGPKTLCNACGVRYRSGRLFPEYRPAASPTFIPSLHSSSHKEVTEMRRKAGQEAVTHGECQPWLRTHTK
- the LOC116014823 gene encoding GATA transcription factor 11-like isoform X1, which produces MKMSMVEPGYWDGIATGANGDNFHDLLSILDFPMESLEGDGFDDDWDASNLQCLGPIPSDALMGLHPVPQPYTRNGSLGVTIKSEASVDSISRKNQLLNYGEKTPGAALLCPDNYSEDHKSGMFQTQTPTRISENRALYLGKMIAAIKSNFIVPVGTRSKRMRSSKFNPWPFISATFAYKNTQSTKKKRERKLSQRSIAAKDIESDPCEQKGRQSFPVKKCLHCEVTKTPQWREGPMGPKTLCNACGVRYRSGRLFPEYRPAASPTFIPSLHSSSHKEVTEMRRKAGQEAVTHGECQPWLRTHTK
- the LOC116014823 gene encoding GATA transcription factor 11-like isoform X3, which produces MSMVEPGYWDGIATGANGDNFHDLLSILDFPMESLEGDGFDDDWDASNLQCLGPIPSDALMGLHPVPQPYTRNGSLGVTIKSEASVDSISRKNQLLNYGEKTPGAALLCPDNYSEDHKSGMFQTQTPTRISENRALYLGKMIAAIKSNFIVPVGTRSKRMRSSKFNPWPFISATFAYKNTQSTKKKRERKLSQRSIAAKDIESDPCEQKGRQSFPVKKCLHCEVTKTPQWREGPMGPKTLCNACGVRYRSGRLFPEYRPAASPTFIPSLHSSSHKEVTEMRRKAGQEAVTHGECQPWLRTHTK